A window from Gossypium raimondii isolate GPD5lz chromosome 7, ASM2569854v1, whole genome shotgun sequence encodes these proteins:
- the LOC105793916 gene encoding uncharacterized protein LOC105793916 isoform X1, translating into MSETMGDSGQVQIEEDKVSLDVNKKRAVKTPAQVIVLENFYKEERFPSDEMKAKLAVQLGLTQKQISSWFCHRRLKDKRRDDYYANGQHDYSSGVIQDHVSGLRQDSCGSIKQGDYRYIDLREVESRIIHGQGFPAADLTYEHRSHQYPYGVQMEDPSSESSLSLHDQLFLKSGNPYDMHISANPTQNGAIVQTNLSSKSVGYKPSGYLKVKGQSENPVITAVKRQMGRHYREDGPVLGIQFDPLPPGAFEFPSSHPVNEPINISDSRQPHCLDISGVMKQSKPKIINEVHNTMLSFQDSYMEGANFNTVHGSKRQDWRCHHQPKYKPSFSCSNPFPDKDFPLDIYKGYADKPAISDCKRSWMSSKLVVERMVPDSCSNHPGPYGRKITNEQKIPGLHDAHHIHMDPKAKNLPKTSSVVRACSESLGNERGPFARMEKVENVGGEWKLRKDYPVRVKIDATNELRVAKRVDLEFPQEDFVANASHARLRLLTNPSKGPSMDVPSSFSGDETAETSLSSRIDDAYG; encoded by the exons ATTCAGGTCAGGTGCAGATTGAAGAGGATAAAGTTTCTCTGGATGTGAATAAGAAAAGAGCGGTGAAAACACCAGCCCAGGTTATAGTTCTTGAGAACTTCTATAAAG AGGAAAGATTTCCTTCAGATGAAATGAAAGCAAAATTGGCTGTTCAATTAGGGTTGACACAAAAGCAGATATCTAGTTGGTTTTGTCACAGAAGGTTAAAAGACAAAAGGAGAGATGACTACTACGCTAATGGGCAACATGATTATTCTAGTGGTGTTATCCAGGATCATGTTAGCGGGCTCAGGCAAGATTCTTGTGGCAGTATTAAGCAGGGAGATTACAGATATATTGATCTGAGGGAGGTAGAAAGTCGAATAATTCATGGCCAAGGGTTTCCAGCTGCTGACCTCACATACGAGCATAGAAGTCATCAATATCCATATGGTGTTCAGATGGAGGATCCATCTTCTGAAAGTAGTCTGTCTTTGCACGATCAGCTTTTCTTGAAAAGTGGGAATCCTTATGACATGCACATTTCAGCTAATCCTACACAAAATGGAGCAATTGTGCAGACAAACTTGAGTTCTAAAAGCGTAGGTTATAAGCCATCTGGATATTTGAAGGTTAAGGGTCAAAGTGAGAATCCTGTTATTACTGCTGTCAAGAGGCAGATGGGAAGGCATTATCGAGAAGATGGTCCAGTGCTCGgaattcaatttgatccacTTCCTCCAGGTGCATTTGAGTTCCCAAGTAGCCATCCAGTCAATG AGCCAATCAATATTAGCGATTCCCGACAGCCCCATTGTTTAGATATCTCTGGAGTGATGAAGCAGTCGAAGCCTAAGATT ATAAATGAAGTACATAATACCATGTTGAGTTTTCAGGACTCATACATGGAGGGTGCAAACTTTAACACTGTGCATGGGTCCAAAAGACAGGACTGGAGATGTCATCATCAACCGAAATATAAGCCTTCTTTTTCTTGTTCGAACCCCTTTCCCGACAAGGACTTTCCTTTAGATATCTACAAAGGTTATGCTGACAAACCTGCTATCAGTGATTGCAAACGAAGTTGGATGAGCTCTAAGCTTGTGGTTGAAAGGATGGTGCCGGATTCTTGTTCTAACCATCCTGGTCCCTATGGTAGGAAAATTACTAATGAACAAAAAATTCCTGGGTTACATGATGCTCATCATATCCACATGGACCCCAAAGCCAAAAACCTGCCTAAAACTTCAAGTGTCGTACGCGCGTGCAGTGAGTCCTTGGGTAATGAGAGAGGGCCATTTGCAAGGATGGAAAAG GTGGAGAACGTTGGTGGAGAATGGAAGCTGAGAAAGGATTACCCTGTCAGAGTAAAAATTGATGCAACAAATGAACTGAGA GTTGCTAAACGGGTCGATCTTGAATTTCCTCAAGAAGATTTTGTGGCAAATGCATCACATGCCAGATTGCGTCTGTTGACAAATCCAAGTAAAGG ACCTTCCATGGATGTACCGAGTAGCTTCAGTGGGGATGAAACTGCAGAAACTAGTTTATCCTCTCGGATTGACGATGCATATGGTTGA
- the LOC105793916 gene encoding uncharacterized protein LOC105793916 isoform X2, with the protein MSETMGDSGQVQIEEDKVSLDVNKKRAVKTPAQVIVLENFYKEERFPSDEMKAKLAVQLGLTQKQISSWFCHRRLKDKRRDDYYANGQHDYSSGVIQDHVSGLRQDSCGSIKQGDYRYIDLREVESRIIHGQGFPAADLTYEHRSHQYPYGVQMEDPSSESSLSLHDQLFLKSGNPYDMHISANPTQNGAIVQTNLSSKSVGYKPSGYLKVKGQSENPVITAVKRQMGRHYREDGPVLGIQFDPLPPGAFEFPSSHPVNEPINISDSRQPHCLDISGVMKQSKPKIDSYMEGANFNTVHGSKRQDWRCHHQPKYKPSFSCSNPFPDKDFPLDIYKGYADKPAISDCKRSWMSSKLVVERMVPDSCSNHPGPYGRKITNEQKIPGLHDAHHIHMDPKAKNLPKTSSVVRACSESLGNERGPFARMEKVENVGGEWKLRKDYPVRVKIDATNELRVAKRVDLEFPQEDFVANASHARLRLLTNPSKGPSMDVPSSFSGDETAETSLSSRIDDAYG; encoded by the exons ATTCAGGTCAGGTGCAGATTGAAGAGGATAAAGTTTCTCTGGATGTGAATAAGAAAAGAGCGGTGAAAACACCAGCCCAGGTTATAGTTCTTGAGAACTTCTATAAAG AGGAAAGATTTCCTTCAGATGAAATGAAAGCAAAATTGGCTGTTCAATTAGGGTTGACACAAAAGCAGATATCTAGTTGGTTTTGTCACAGAAGGTTAAAAGACAAAAGGAGAGATGACTACTACGCTAATGGGCAACATGATTATTCTAGTGGTGTTATCCAGGATCATGTTAGCGGGCTCAGGCAAGATTCTTGTGGCAGTATTAAGCAGGGAGATTACAGATATATTGATCTGAGGGAGGTAGAAAGTCGAATAATTCATGGCCAAGGGTTTCCAGCTGCTGACCTCACATACGAGCATAGAAGTCATCAATATCCATATGGTGTTCAGATGGAGGATCCATCTTCTGAAAGTAGTCTGTCTTTGCACGATCAGCTTTTCTTGAAAAGTGGGAATCCTTATGACATGCACATTTCAGCTAATCCTACACAAAATGGAGCAATTGTGCAGACAAACTTGAGTTCTAAAAGCGTAGGTTATAAGCCATCTGGATATTTGAAGGTTAAGGGTCAAAGTGAGAATCCTGTTATTACTGCTGTCAAGAGGCAGATGGGAAGGCATTATCGAGAAGATGGTCCAGTGCTCGgaattcaatttgatccacTTCCTCCAGGTGCATTTGAGTTCCCAAGTAGCCATCCAGTCAATG AGCCAATCAATATTAGCGATTCCCGACAGCCCCATTGTTTAGATATCTCTGGAGTGATGAAGCAGTCGAAGCCTAAGATT GACTCATACATGGAGGGTGCAAACTTTAACACTGTGCATGGGTCCAAAAGACAGGACTGGAGATGTCATCATCAACCGAAATATAAGCCTTCTTTTTCTTGTTCGAACCCCTTTCCCGACAAGGACTTTCCTTTAGATATCTACAAAGGTTATGCTGACAAACCTGCTATCAGTGATTGCAAACGAAGTTGGATGAGCTCTAAGCTTGTGGTTGAAAGGATGGTGCCGGATTCTTGTTCTAACCATCCTGGTCCCTATGGTAGGAAAATTACTAATGAACAAAAAATTCCTGGGTTACATGATGCTCATCATATCCACATGGACCCCAAAGCCAAAAACCTGCCTAAAACTTCAAGTGTCGTACGCGCGTGCAGTGAGTCCTTGGGTAATGAGAGAGGGCCATTTGCAAGGATGGAAAAG GTGGAGAACGTTGGTGGAGAATGGAAGCTGAGAAAGGATTACCCTGTCAGAGTAAAAATTGATGCAACAAATGAACTGAGA GTTGCTAAACGGGTCGATCTTGAATTTCCTCAAGAAGATTTTGTGGCAAATGCATCACATGCCAGATTGCGTCTGTTGACAAATCCAAGTAAAGG ACCTTCCATGGATGTACCGAGTAGCTTCAGTGGGGATGAAACTGCAGAAACTAGTTTATCCTCTCGGATTGACGATGCATATGGTTGA
- the LOC105793916 gene encoding uncharacterized protein LOC105793916 isoform X4, with amino-acid sequence MKAKLAVQLGLTQKQISSWFCHRRLKDKRRDDYYANGQHDYSSGVIQDHVSGLRQDSCGSIKQGDYRYIDLREVESRIIHGQGFPAADLTYEHRSHQYPYGVQMEDPSSESSLSLHDQLFLKSGNPYDMHISANPTQNGAIVQTNLSSKSVGYKPSGYLKVKGQSENPVITAVKRQMGRHYREDGPVLGIQFDPLPPGAFEFPSSHPVNEPINISDSRQPHCLDISGVMKQSKPKIINEVHNTMLSFQDSYMEGANFNTVHGSKRQDWRCHHQPKYKPSFSCSNPFPDKDFPLDIYKGYADKPAISDCKRSWMSSKLVVERMVPDSCSNHPGPYGRKITNEQKIPGLHDAHHIHMDPKAKNLPKTSSVVRACSESLGNERGPFARMEKVENVGGEWKLRKDYPVRVKIDATNELRVAKRVDLEFPQEDFVANASHARLRLLTNPSKGPSMDVPSSFSGDETAETSLSSRIDDAYG; translated from the exons ATGAAAGCAAAATTGGCTGTTCAATTAGGGTTGACACAAAAGCAGATATCTAGTTGGTTTTGTCACAGAAGGTTAAAAGACAAAAGGAGAGATGACTACTACGCTAATGGGCAACATGATTATTCTAGTGGTGTTATCCAGGATCATGTTAGCGGGCTCAGGCAAGATTCTTGTGGCAGTATTAAGCAGGGAGATTACAGATATATTGATCTGAGGGAGGTAGAAAGTCGAATAATTCATGGCCAAGGGTTTCCAGCTGCTGACCTCACATACGAGCATAGAAGTCATCAATATCCATATGGTGTTCAGATGGAGGATCCATCTTCTGAAAGTAGTCTGTCTTTGCACGATCAGCTTTTCTTGAAAAGTGGGAATCCTTATGACATGCACATTTCAGCTAATCCTACACAAAATGGAGCAATTGTGCAGACAAACTTGAGTTCTAAAAGCGTAGGTTATAAGCCATCTGGATATTTGAAGGTTAAGGGTCAAAGTGAGAATCCTGTTATTACTGCTGTCAAGAGGCAGATGGGAAGGCATTATCGAGAAGATGGTCCAGTGCTCGgaattcaatttgatccacTTCCTCCAGGTGCATTTGAGTTCCCAAGTAGCCATCCAGTCAATG AGCCAATCAATATTAGCGATTCCCGACAGCCCCATTGTTTAGATATCTCTGGAGTGATGAAGCAGTCGAAGCCTAAGATT ATAAATGAAGTACATAATACCATGTTGAGTTTTCAGGACTCATACATGGAGGGTGCAAACTTTAACACTGTGCATGGGTCCAAAAGACAGGACTGGAGATGTCATCATCAACCGAAATATAAGCCTTCTTTTTCTTGTTCGAACCCCTTTCCCGACAAGGACTTTCCTTTAGATATCTACAAAGGTTATGCTGACAAACCTGCTATCAGTGATTGCAAACGAAGTTGGATGAGCTCTAAGCTTGTGGTTGAAAGGATGGTGCCGGATTCTTGTTCTAACCATCCTGGTCCCTATGGTAGGAAAATTACTAATGAACAAAAAATTCCTGGGTTACATGATGCTCATCATATCCACATGGACCCCAAAGCCAAAAACCTGCCTAAAACTTCAAGTGTCGTACGCGCGTGCAGTGAGTCCTTGGGTAATGAGAGAGGGCCATTTGCAAGGATGGAAAAG GTGGAGAACGTTGGTGGAGAATGGAAGCTGAGAAAGGATTACCCTGTCAGAGTAAAAATTGATGCAACAAATGAACTGAGA GTTGCTAAACGGGTCGATCTTGAATTTCCTCAAGAAGATTTTGTGGCAAATGCATCACATGCCAGATTGCGTCTGTTGACAAATCCAAGTAAAGG ACCTTCCATGGATGTACCGAGTAGCTTCAGTGGGGATGAAACTGCAGAAACTAGTTTATCCTCTCGGATTGACGATGCATATGGTTGA
- the LOC105793916 gene encoding uncharacterized protein LOC105793916 isoform X3, giving the protein MSETMGDSGQVQIEEDKVSLDVNKKRAVKTPAQVIVLENFYKEERFPSDEMKAKLAVQLGLTQKQISSWFCHRRLKDKRRDDYYANGQHDYSSGVIQDHVSGLRQDSCGSIKQGDYRYIDLREVESRIIHGQGFPAADLTYEHRSHQYPYGVQMEDPSSESSLSLHDQLFLKSGNPYDMHISANPTQNGAIVQTNLSSKSVGYKPSGYLKVKGQSENPVITAVKRQMGRHYREDGPVLGIQFDPLPPGAFEFPSSHPVNEPINISDSRQPHCLDISGVMKQSKPKIINEVHNTMLSFQDSYMEGANFNTVHGSKRQDWRCHHQPKYKPSFSCSNPFPDKDFPLDIYKGYADKPAISDCKRSWMSSKLVVERMVPDSCSNHPGPYGRKITNEQKIPGLHDAHHIHMDPKAKNLPKTSSVVRACSESLGNERGPFARMEKVENVGGEWKLRKDYPVRVKIDATNELRVAKRVDLEFPQEDFVANASHARLRLLTNPSKGSV; this is encoded by the exons ATTCAGGTCAGGTGCAGATTGAAGAGGATAAAGTTTCTCTGGATGTGAATAAGAAAAGAGCGGTGAAAACACCAGCCCAGGTTATAGTTCTTGAGAACTTCTATAAAG AGGAAAGATTTCCTTCAGATGAAATGAAAGCAAAATTGGCTGTTCAATTAGGGTTGACACAAAAGCAGATATCTAGTTGGTTTTGTCACAGAAGGTTAAAAGACAAAAGGAGAGATGACTACTACGCTAATGGGCAACATGATTATTCTAGTGGTGTTATCCAGGATCATGTTAGCGGGCTCAGGCAAGATTCTTGTGGCAGTATTAAGCAGGGAGATTACAGATATATTGATCTGAGGGAGGTAGAAAGTCGAATAATTCATGGCCAAGGGTTTCCAGCTGCTGACCTCACATACGAGCATAGAAGTCATCAATATCCATATGGTGTTCAGATGGAGGATCCATCTTCTGAAAGTAGTCTGTCTTTGCACGATCAGCTTTTCTTGAAAAGTGGGAATCCTTATGACATGCACATTTCAGCTAATCCTACACAAAATGGAGCAATTGTGCAGACAAACTTGAGTTCTAAAAGCGTAGGTTATAAGCCATCTGGATATTTGAAGGTTAAGGGTCAAAGTGAGAATCCTGTTATTACTGCTGTCAAGAGGCAGATGGGAAGGCATTATCGAGAAGATGGTCCAGTGCTCGgaattcaatttgatccacTTCCTCCAGGTGCATTTGAGTTCCCAAGTAGCCATCCAGTCAATG AGCCAATCAATATTAGCGATTCCCGACAGCCCCATTGTTTAGATATCTCTGGAGTGATGAAGCAGTCGAAGCCTAAGATT ATAAATGAAGTACATAATACCATGTTGAGTTTTCAGGACTCATACATGGAGGGTGCAAACTTTAACACTGTGCATGGGTCCAAAAGACAGGACTGGAGATGTCATCATCAACCGAAATATAAGCCTTCTTTTTCTTGTTCGAACCCCTTTCCCGACAAGGACTTTCCTTTAGATATCTACAAAGGTTATGCTGACAAACCTGCTATCAGTGATTGCAAACGAAGTTGGATGAGCTCTAAGCTTGTGGTTGAAAGGATGGTGCCGGATTCTTGTTCTAACCATCCTGGTCCCTATGGTAGGAAAATTACTAATGAACAAAAAATTCCTGGGTTACATGATGCTCATCATATCCACATGGACCCCAAAGCCAAAAACCTGCCTAAAACTTCAAGTGTCGTACGCGCGTGCAGTGAGTCCTTGGGTAATGAGAGAGGGCCATTTGCAAGGATGGAAAAG GTGGAGAACGTTGGTGGAGAATGGAAGCTGAGAAAGGATTACCCTGTCAGAGTAAAAATTGATGCAACAAATGAACTGAGA GTTGCTAAACGGGTCGATCTTGAATTTCCTCAAGAAGATTTTGTGGCAAATGCATCACATGCCAGATTGCGTCTGTTGACAAATCCAAGTAAAGGGTCTgtataa
- the LOC105793944 gene encoding flavonoid 3',5'-hydroxylase 2, giving the protein MPSFDTILLRDLVAAACLFFITRYFIRRLLSNPKRTLPPGPKGWPIVGALPLLGSMPHVELAKLAKKYGPVMYLKMGTCNMVVASTPDAARAFLKTLDLNFSNRPSNAGATHIAYNSQDMVFAEYGPRWKLLRKLSNLHMLGGKALEDWSQVRAVELGHMLRAMCESSRKGEPVVVPEMLTYAMANMIGQVILSRRVFVTKGSESNEFKDMVVELMTSAGLFNIGDFIPSIAWMDLQGIEGEMKKLHNRWDVLLTKMMKEHEETAYERKGKPDFLDIIMDNRENSAGERLSLTNVKALLLNLFTAGTDTSSSIIEWALAEILKNPKILNKAHEEMDKVIGRNRRLEESDIPKLPYLQAICKETFRKHPSTPLNLPRVSTQACEINGYYIPKNTRLSVNIWAIGRDPDVWGNPLDFTPERFLSGRFAKIDPRGNDFELIPFGAGRRICAGTRMGIVLVEYILGTLLHSFDWMLPPGNGELNMDEAFGLALQKAVPLSAMVRPRLAPTAYVS; this is encoded by the exons ATGCCATCATTCGATACTATCCTCCTTCGGGATTTGGTAGCTGCAGCCTGCCTCTTCTTTATCACACGTTATTTCATCCGTCGTCTTCTCAGTAACCCCAAACGAACACTTCCTCCTGGTCCGAAAGGGTGGCCGATTGTGGGTGCTCTTCCACTCTTAGGTTCCATGCCCCATGTCGAACTAGCCAAGTTAGCCAAGAAGTATGGACCTGTAATGTACCTCAAAATGGGAACCTGCAACATGGTGGTGGCTTCAACCCCGGATGCCGCTCGAGCTTTCCTTAAGACCCTTGACTTGAATTTCTCTAATCGACCATCCAATGCTGGTGCCACCCACATAGCCTATAACTCTCAAGACATGGTGTTTGCGGAGTATGGTCCGAGGTGGAAATTGCTTCGTAAACTGAGTAACCTCCACATGCTTGGTGGCAAAGCCCTTGAGGATTGGTCCCAAGTCCGGGCTGTTGAGCTAGGCCATATGCTTCGGGCCATGTGCGAGTCTAGCCGAAAGGGTGAGCCAGTGGTGGTGCCGGAAATGTTGACGTATGCCATGGCCAACATGATCGGGCAAGTGATACTGAGTCGGCGAGTATTCGTGACCAAAGGGTCGGAGTCGAACGAGTTCAAGGACATGGTGGTGGAGCTCATGACGTCCGCCGGCCTCTTCAATATAGGTGACTTTATACCTTCCATTGCGTGGATGGATTTACAAGGGATTGAAGGCGAGATGAAGAAATTACATAACAGATGGGATGTACTTTTGACAAAGATGATGAAAGAGCATGAGGAAACAGCTTATGAACGCAAGGGGAAGCCTGATTTTCTTGATATAATTATGGATAACAGAGAAAACTCTGCAGGGGAAAGGCTTAGTTTGACCAATGTCAAGGCGCTTCTGTTG AATCTATTCACAGCTGGCACCGACACATCCTCAAGCATAATCGAATGGGCTTTAGCTGAAATCCTGAAGAACCCAAAAATACTGAACAAAGCTCACGAGGAGATGGATAAGGTGATTGGCAGAAACCGAAGGCTTGAAGAATCCGACATACCCAAGCTTCCCTATCTTCAAGCCATTTGCAAAGAGACTTTCCGAAAGCATCCATCTACTCCCTTGAACTTGCCTCGAGTGTCCACCCAGGCTTGCGAGATCAATGGCTACTACATCCCCAAAAACACCAGGCTGAGTGTCAACATTTGGGCCATTGGCCGAGACCCTGACGTGTGGGGCAACCCACTGGATTTCACCCCTGAAAGGTTTCTGAGTGGGAGATTTGCCAAAATCGACCCACGAGGGAACGACTTTGAGTTGATTCCATTTGGTGCTGGGCGAAGAATCTGTGCTGGAACCAGGATGGGGATCGTGCTGGTTGAGTACATCTTAGGCACTTTGTTACACTCTTTCGACTGGATGCTTCCTCCCGGTAATGGGGAATTAAACATGGATGAGGCCTTTGGGCTTGCTTTGCAAAAGGCCGTGCCTCTTTCTGCCATGGTTCGCCCACGCCTCGCACCAACTGCTTATGTTTCCTAA
- the LOC105793949 gene encoding calcium-dependent protein kinase 17: MGNCCSRGSPAAEDANDDKGDAPKQAEGSPPSGGASSNSMSDSIGNVLGRPMEDIKATYTIGKELGRGQFGVTHLCTHKTTGEQFACKTITKRKLSTKEDIEDVKREVQIMHHLTGQPNIVELKGAYEDKHSVHLVMELCAGGELFDRIIAKGHYSERAAASLLRTIVQIVHTCHSMGVIHRDLKPENFLLLNNDEDSPLKATDFGLSAFYKPGEEFKDIVGSAYYIAPEVLKRKYGPEADIWSVGVMLYILLSGSPPFWAESENGIFNAILRGHIDFSSDPWPRISTQAKDVVRKMLNADPKQRLTASQVLSHPWIKEDGEAPDTPLDNAVLNRLKQFKAMNQFKKVALRVIAGCLSEEEIMGLKEMFKGMDTDNSGTITLEELKQGLAKQGTKLSEYEVKQLMEAADADGNGTIDYDEFITATMHMNRMDREDHLYHAFQHFDKDNSGYITTEELDQALREYGMHDDQDIKEIISEVDIDNDGRINYDEFVAMMRKGNPEPNPKKRRELFI; the protein is encoded by the exons ATGGGGAATTGTTGCTCTCGTGGCAGCCCCGCCGCCGAAGACGCTAACGACGACAAGGGAGATGCGCCAAAGCAAGCAGAAGGTTCACCACCATCAGGAGGAGCCAGCTCCAACTCCATGTCAGACTCCATCGGGAACGTCTTAGGACGGCCAATGGAAGACATTAAAGCAACGTACACCATCGGTAAGGAATTGGGTAGGGGGCAGTTCGGGGTGACCCATTTGTGTACTCACAAGACGACCGGGGAACAATTCGCTTGCAAGACGATAACCAAGAGAAAACTATCTACCAAAGAGGATATTGAAGACGTTAAAAGGGAAGTACAGATCATGCACCATTTGACGGGTCAGCCTAACATCGTGGAACTCAAGGGAGCCTACGAAGATAAGCATTCGGTTCATTTGGTGATGGAGTTGTGTGCCGGAGGAGAGCTGTTTGATAGGATCATTGCTAAGGGCCATTATAGCGAGCGTGCTGCAGCTTCTTTGCTTCGAACCATTGTTCAGATTGTGCACACTTGCCATTCTATGGGGGTCATCCATAGGGATCTCAAGCCTGAGAATTTCTTGTTGTTGAACAATGATGAAGATTCCCCTCTCAAGGCCACTGATTTTGGTCTCTCAGCCTTTTACAAGCCAG GTGAAGAATTCAAAGACATTGTTGGAAGTGCATATTATATTGCACCTGAAGTTTTGAAGAGGAAATATGGACCTGAAGCTGATATATGGAGTGTCGGAGTTATGTTGTATATTCTTCTATCTGGTTCTCCACCCTTCTGGGCAG AGTCCGAAAATGGGATATTCAACGCAATTTTGCGAGGTCACATTGATTTCTCGAGTGACCCATGGCCTCGAATTTCAACTCAAGCAAAGGATGTCGTAAGGAAGATGCTAAACGCGGATCCCAAACAGAGGTTAACCGCCAGCCAGGTTCTAA GTCATCCATGGATTAAAGAGGATGGTGAAGCACCGGATACACCTCTTGACAATGCAGTTCTAAACAGGCTCAAACAGTTCAAAGCAATGAACCAGTTCAAGAAAGTTGCTTTGCGG GTGATTGCGGGGTGTTTATCAGAAGAAGAAATCATGGGGTTGAAAGAGATGTTCAAGGGCATGGACACCGATAACAGCGGCACCATAACACTTGAAGAATTGAAGCAAGGGCTTGCAAAGCAAGGAACCAAACTCTCTGAATACGAAGTTAAACAATTAATGGAGGCC gCTGATGCAGATGGAAATGGAACCATAGACTACGATGAGTTCATCACTGCCACAATGCATATGAACCGAATGGATAGAGAAGATCATCTCTACCATGCCTTCCAACACTTTGATAAAGATAACAGCGG GTATATCACTACCGAAGAACTGGACCAAGCTCTACGTGAATATGGAATGCATGATGACCAAGACATAAAGGAAATCATTTCTGAAGTTGACATCGATAAT GATGGACGGATCAACTATGATGAATTTGTGGCAATGATGAGGAAAGGAAACCCCGAACCAAATCCTAAGAAACGACGTGAattgttcatttaa